Proteins found in one Proteiniborus sp. DW1 genomic segment:
- a CDS encoding WG repeat-containing protein produces the protein MKKYLKFFLISILAFGFIAVPPKAIYASGDIKVLLEGKELSFDVPPQIIEGRTLLPLRAIFEALGLEVGWDDATKTITGTVEGKEIVLKLDSKDAKINGEHKTLDVPAKVVNGRTLVPVRFIAESLDMNVVWNQNERTILITGQEDIGEYIDTFDENSATRLSENRLYLKHQNIGYLVNNKGDIIREISSKYIIGNYSEGLASFSEYKGDENQWKKGFVDKEGNIIIDAKYDHVYDFNEGVAWVGKHDKDSYKLGRFPMIFGAIDKSGKFLIPYKYTKPNFTASSGAGELKFSEGRAVVFVNEYGLENVANGFIADISCKYIDINDKDYTHGKKVREPSFHFSEGLAYIEYSTGEPYTDSFRRFTGYVDKDFNEVIDLREAIEGIEFEDHSAYVESGEGGLKSYNLNNYNIEHFFSEGLARFKIGLVSKEGGSITCYQFGYINKDGEVMISPNYINAGNFSEGLAFVNKGYYRANVTYNITYPDGTFVAKRIENYVENDLGYIDKQGNVVIDLPKEIVFAGDFNEGMAPVAIKKGDAYLWGFINREGKQVIPTEFTNVYPFSEGYARVDLADGTCKFIDKNGNYLRIRKGIN, from the coding sequence ATGAAAAAATATTTAAAGTTTTTTTTAATTTCTATATTAGCATTTGGGTTTATAGCCGTACCACCTAAAGCTATATATGCATCAGGCGATATTAAAGTATTATTAGAAGGCAAAGAGCTATCATTTGATGTACCACCACAAATAATTGAAGGAAGAACACTCCTCCCATTAAGAGCGATATTTGAAGCTTTAGGGTTGGAAGTTGGTTGGGACGACGCTACTAAAACAATAACTGGAACAGTGGAAGGTAAAGAGATAGTATTAAAATTGGACAGTAAAGATGCAAAGATTAATGGAGAGCATAAAACTTTAGATGTGCCTGCAAAAGTTGTCAACGGAAGAACTTTAGTACCAGTTAGATTTATAGCTGAAAGCTTAGATATGAATGTTGTATGGAATCAAAATGAAAGGACTATATTAATAACAGGACAAGAGGATATAGGTGAGTATATAGATACCTTTGATGAAAATAGTGCTACTAGATTATCCGAAAATAGGTTATATTTGAAGCATCAAAATATAGGTTATTTGGTTAATAATAAAGGAGATATTATCAGAGAAATATCGTCTAAATATATAATAGGAAATTATTCCGAGGGTTTAGCTTCATTTTCTGAATATAAAGGTGACGAAAATCAGTGGAAAAAAGGATTTGTGGATAAAGAGGGAAATATAATCATCGATGCAAAATATGATCATGTTTACGATTTTAATGAAGGAGTTGCTTGGGTGGGTAAACATGATAAGGATTCTTATAAACTTGGACGTTTTCCAATGATTTTTGGAGCTATAGATAAATCTGGGAAGTTTTTAATTCCATATAAATATACAAAGCCAAATTTTACTGCGTCCTCTGGCGCAGGTGAACTTAAGTTTTCCGAAGGCCGAGCAGTTGTATTTGTAAATGAATACGGATTAGAAAATGTAGCAAATGGATTTATAGCTGATATCTCATGTAAATATATAGACATTAATGATAAGGACTATACACATGGTAAAAAAGTAAGGGAACCTAGTTTTCATTTTTCAGAGGGACTGGCTTATATAGAATATAGTACAGGAGAGCCCTATACTGATAGTTTTAGGAGATTTACAGGGTATGTCGATAAAGATTTTAATGAAGTAATAGACTTAAGAGAAGCAATTGAGGGAATTGAGTTCGAGGACCATTCTGCATATGTAGAAAGTGGAGAAGGAGGTTTAAAATCTTATAATTTAAATAATTATAATATTGAACATTTTTTCTCAGAGGGATTGGCTCGTTTTAAAATAGGGTTGGTGTCTAAAGAGGGCGGAAGTATTACTTGTTATCAGTTCGGTTATATTAATAAGGATGGAGAAGTAATGATTAGTCCTAACTATATAAATGCTGGCAATTTTTCCGAAGGTTTAGCCTTTGTAAACAAGGGATATTATAGGGCAAATGTGACTTATAATATTACATATCCAGATGGTACTTTTGTAGCAAAGAGGATAGAAAACTATGTAGAAAATGATTTAGGATATATTGATAAGCAGGGCAATGTGGTAATTGATTTGCCTAAGGAAATAGTATTTGCGGGAGATTTCAATGAAGGGATGGCACCAGTTGCTATCAAAAAAGGTGATGCTTATCTATGGGGATTTATTAACAGAGAAGGTAAACAAGTCATACCAACAGAATTTACTAATGTCTATCCCTTTAGTGAAGGCTATGCTAGGGTAGATTTAGCCGATGGCACCTGTAAGTTTATAGATAAGAATGGAAATTACTTAAGAATAAGAAAAGGAATTAACTAA
- a CDS encoding ATP-binding cassette domain-containing protein, whose product MLLTTNYDFVSVLSKVGLDRYANHHSLDILIHEGRTNLSGGEKRRVTLARSILRETPILILDEPLANLDEKNAKAIESQLLSIKDRTLIIISH is encoded by the coding sequence TTGCTCCTAACTACAAATTATGATTTTGTTAGTGTATTATCTAAAGTAGGTTTAGATAGATATGCTAATCACCATAGTTTAGACATTTTAATTCATGAGGGAAGAACTAACCTCTCGGGGGGAGAAAAAAGAAGAGTTACTCTTGCAAGAAGTATACTAAGAGAAACCCCCATATTAATACTGGATGAACCATTAGCTAACCTTGATGAAAAAAATGCTAAAGCAATTGAATCACAATTATTATCAATTAAAGATAGAACCCTAATAATTATTTCTCACTAG
- a CDS encoding AraC family transcriptional regulator, whose translation MDTLRSMNNALAYIEEHLTEEIDYSEVSKIAYCSEYHFKRMFSFLAGISLSEYIRRRRLTLAALDLKDNDLRIIDVAVKYGYNSADSFSRAFHSLHGILPSEARSENTQLKAYPRMTFQLSIKGGCEMNYRIVEKGPFKLVGFKKRVPIIFEGVNPEIAKMTELLTMDVINQLKAISNVEPKGIISASTNFSEGRMGEKGELDHYIGVATLSNETADFDVLKVDASTWAVFESIGPFPETLQDVWGRIYSEWFPSSGYEAVEGPEILWNENPDTGNPKYRSEIWIPVKKKDY comes from the coding sequence ATGGATACTTTAAGAAGTATGAATAATGCATTAGCGTATATTGAAGAGCACTTAACAGAGGAAATTGATTATAGTGAAGTATCTAAAATCGCTTATTGTTCAGAGTATCATTTCAAGCGGATGTTTTCTTTTTTAGCAGGAATAAGTTTATCAGAATATATTCGGAGAAGAAGACTGACGTTGGCTGCACTTGATTTGAAAGATAATGATTTAAGAATAATTGATGTAGCCGTGAAATACGGCTATAATTCGGCTGATTCATTTTCCCGTGCTTTTCATTCCCTGCATGGTATTCTCCCTTCTGAGGCAAGGAGTGAGAATACACAATTAAAAGCTTATCCTCGAATGACCTTTCAATTATCAATTAAAGGAGGATGCGAAATGAACTATCGTATTGTTGAGAAAGGACCTTTTAAGTTAGTAGGATTTAAGAAGAGAGTTCCAATTATTTTTGAAGGTGTCAATCCCGAGATTGCAAAAATGACTGAACTTTTAACCATGGATGTTATTAATCAATTAAAAGCAATTTCAAATGTAGAACCTAAAGGTATTATTAGTGCTTCCACTAATTTTTCAGAAGGTAGAATGGGAGAGAAAGGAGAATTAGATCATTACATCGGGGTAGCAACATTAAGTAATGAAACTGCAGATTTTGATGTATTAAAAGTTGATGCTAGTACCTGGGCTGTATTTGAATCGATTGGACCATTTCCGGAAACACTTCAAGATGTGTGGGGGAGGATATACTCAGAGTGGTTTCCATCTTCAGGATACGAGGCGGTTGAAGGTCCTGAAATTTTATGGAATGAGAATCCAGACACTGGAAACCCAAAGTATCGAAGCGAAATCTGGATTCCAGTAAAGAAAAAAGACTATTAA
- a CDS encoding DUF4367 domain-containing protein: MDKYIINDEFFYKYMKNTENIIIKSLPKEEELTHKFSKRFEKNMDKLIRQQKRTPFMRGFINYSKRVAAIFLIFVTIAFATTMSVEAYRVKFFEIVTEVWEEFTSIIFKSKDHINDNNKLIPVIPEYIPKGFSILEESTNDHLYRVIYISENNKEIFYEQRVLSYGEIILDTENIETEVIEITNQTVTFFTSKGVNQIYWSDNSYSYTIISSISKDEVIKIVKSILEKD; encoded by the coding sequence ATGGATAAATATATAATTAATGATGAGTTCTTTTATAAATATATGAAGAACACTGAAAATATAATTATTAAAAGTTTACCAAAAGAAGAGGAGTTAACACATAAATTTTCTAAAAGATTTGAGAAAAACATGGATAAACTTATAAGACAGCAAAAAAGGACTCCTTTCATGAGGGGCTTTATAAACTATAGTAAAAGGGTTGCAGCTATATTTCTAATATTTGTAACTATAGCTTTTGCCACAACCATGAGCGTAGAAGCATATCGGGTTAAATTCTTTGAAATAGTAACAGAGGTATGGGAGGAATTTACGTCAATAATATTTAAAAGTAAGGATCATATTAATGATAATAATAAATTAATACCTGTTATCCCAGAATATATCCCTAAAGGATTTTCGATACTTGAAGAAAGTACAAATGATCATCTTTATAGAGTTATCTATATAAGTGAAAATAATAAAGAGATATTTTATGAACAAAGAGTGTTATCATATGGAGAAATTATATTAGATACTGAAAATATTGAAACTGAAGTTATTGAAATAACTAATCAAACAGTTACTTTTTTTACCAGTAAAGGAGTAAATCAAATATATTGGAGTGATAATTCTTATTCCTATACCATAATTTCTAGTATAAGTAAAGATGAAGTTATAAAAATAGTAAAAAGTATTTTAGAAAAAGATTAA
- a CDS encoding sigma-70 family RNA polymerase sigma factor, with the protein MIELEEDKSKFEQLYITYKQTMFYVANRILKDEYLSADVVHQAFLRIIDNLSKIDKIDSHKSKGFIVIIVENIAIDFYRKRKRENHISFDEVEIYIEDIKSNDNFILSDIEKAILKLPVNYSTVLRLKYSQGYSNEEISQILKISEENVRQRISRGKKRLTEILAEGNDKSYG; encoded by the coding sequence ATGATTGAATTAGAAGAAGATAAAAGTAAATTTGAACAACTTTATATTACATATAAACAAACAATGTTTTATGTTGCCAATAGGATACTTAAAGATGAATATTTATCAGCGGATGTTGTTCATCAGGCATTTTTAAGAATTATTGATAATTTATCTAAAATAGATAAAATTGATAGTCACAAAAGTAAAGGATTCATCGTTATAATCGTAGAAAATATAGCAATTGATTTTTATCGCAAACGAAAACGTGAAAATCATATATCTTTTGATGAAGTAGAGATATATATTGAAGATATAAAGAGTAACGATAACTTTATATTGAGTGATATAGAAAAAGCTATTCTAAAACTGCCTGTAAATTATTCTACCGTACTAAGACTAAAATATTCCCAGGGTTATAGTAATGAAGAAATTTCACAAATTTTAAAAATATCCGAAGAAAATGTACGCCAAAGAATATCAAGAGGTAAAAAAAGATTAACTGAGATTTTAGCTGAAGGGAATGATAAGTCTTATGGATAA